A single genomic interval of Pochonia chlamydosporia 170 chromosome 7, whole genome shotgun sequence harbors:
- a CDS encoding dim2-associated protein 1, variant 1 (similar to Neurospora crassa OR74A XP_011394641.1): MGAESKKAPPLPAPTETDTTTPSELATDLSKPGDEKSSYSIPEDGTPVTIRTRGHKASKSQTSLLIEYFEGGKSGSNGQDRKPSVRVRLTPSKKSKGDHIQVTETKGTRKASLTRRIPLDQAIASREIELHDGEDANSMTSYASATEESNVSRNPIDIEIDRSHRRRRPASPLIPAAEPYQPGNPSEISAIPTDSFLDGSGPGGDLKRSVSPSRGEALIGAAATGALAGVAMGEISNNKTRTKERVKIAEKSKDKSERKRHSKSRTSSVASDHAGDEVRSPRRRSSRGQQESNVSAADSSVVSSHLAPSHRSVDTRSVRSGASRSSINNPKLLETVEDAIRRLILPELSALKREQSKRESRRGSLTSSATSASREDLTSDRRRSSGGRGESSRDGTKQKERRNREARHDYDDDISLRSPSHDSINAEYQTHEGEVTTPKRSNNLLKAAAAGAAGAALAKGVGAVMDDVAQSPDRKQRERRRRRAEHTRSRSVGREQFDEDLDEEHLAPAPPMPLMSDINPSELTRTSILSAESDRPHSASEELVGAATRDLAHDEQVASGASTPTAAKSPMNHEQHALAMHHANVSHGDLTALPRGNKDYVEEYETDEYGRKIPAGSYDDYERSREVPDPADYPEDDFEDRYYSTQDVPPPLRYVPYQAGARGLSPIPSVSGYTEAGSEAPLPRDSMEIPSPGKSPERTRQHLSMQSDGSIPGNVRSREFDRVSADGAEQLDEAGSGQAVRGVGANPNFVNSPIGVESAVASLVDGSMLDQSVVTGASGYDYNAARDSNVSYDEQFKDQSSRGASSPERMDVDDHRELEEEERQTTPGSKSVARSQEYSEYEVDDYGRKVPRTKYRHSPTASEAAITAGAVGAAAAALKAAKERSQATSSGQFVDDFQPAGVARNRSFKERTMHHGWEPRNTPTHSVDRLDFEDQPKLGASGLPDMNDPMPEIGYVDDDLQTNPSLIEERLDGGGEAAHKDWSGRATPTQRDITGYAQEAEGKNTSGGLGIAEAIGAAALGAAAGMAATHSHDASQEQDEWHRTSDERKRDTLVTNPYEDASPIVNPELNDKLLSRGLEAPFHTGSPGFPQKYDEGYMSNGPNRTPDAHAKGKAVDFNAPVTDDDPFYAPKTHTRHLSGMSQGMASPFYDAATGTGMERIENKDIVALMQHLMVRDAQRSARDTEIVALLMNAALEMRNSFREMKELVQDTGDDVIFANVENTEKLQKAINGPRPYPGAASRSLQSPSQAGTLDEAGIKKKNLWKRALQGLSAKGTNDLTRIEDMLMQLLGEVDVLKTQTAPPISTGGPGQSYENLRAEEQYEQDKGYEPEGNSTPTHASQSGAASTSHSHGQVGGSVERKFSEHRISTVPEHEEEYQYDHHSPSAERSGNDYLQTPTRAEHIQRGSSVPLDTPPRLAAPEEPQPLSAENTPRTDKGKKHKSSSSSGWLPKISRWSGTTASSVGKAFRGSGASKKGPKYDDFQPPSRSGSSLASYDDDDPNYSHDPYGEDKLHSGFSDPSLAGIRGERISQGPPPASYNMTPEDPKYKAHRNSLNLQHPQPRPGQTERFRTALESSAQEYNNPMTPRSADWAGSATSLNRLPPNTNRYSNNSSGPGHEADYYSSPGQQPGPPRPPKEPMESPVSQTPPKSSRLSKMQKEGSPAPQQSSESGYGTMTGTYLSHYSGSSPKLENRNLNAALGVPSRRPSGPRAMTPKSPEEEAAREERRRKRDTFGTVASEDTDTF; encoded by the exons ATGGGCGCCGAATCAAAGAAAGCACCGCCGCTGCCTGCTCCGACCGAAActgacaccaccacaccGAGCGAACTGGCAACCGACTTGTCCAAGCCCGGCGACGAGAAGTCTTCATACTCCATCCCCGAGGATGGTACTCCAGTCACTATCCGCACTCGCGGCCATAAAGCCAGCAAATCTCAAACTTCACTGCTGATTGAATATTTTGAGGGCGGTAAAAGTGGTTCCAACGGTCAAGACCGCAAACCTAGCGTTCGGGTTCGCTTGACCCCgtccaagaagagcaaaggcGATCACATCCAGGTAACCGAGACGAAGGGAACCCGCAAGGCTTCTCTCACACGGCGAATCCCCCTCGATCAAGCCATCGCGTCTCGAGAAATCGAGTTACACGACGGGGAGGATGCAAACAGCATGACTTCGTATGCATCGGCGACTGAAGAGTCGAATGTCTCGAGAAATCCAATCGACATTGAGATAGATCGCAGCCACAGGCGTAGGCGCCCCGCAAGTCCATTAATACCCGCTGCTGAGCCCTATCAGCCTGGCAATCCTTCTGAAATTTCTGCTATCCCGACGGACAGCTTTTTGGACGGCTCAGGTCCTGGAGGAGACCTCAAACGATCAGTGAGTCCATCTCGGGGTGAGGCGCTCATTGGTGCTGCCGCCACGGGTGCACTCGCGGGAGTGGCCATGGGCGAAATaagcaacaacaaaactCGAACCAAGGAGCGGGTTAAAATTGCAGAAAAATCCAAAGACAAGTCTGAAAGGAAGCGGCACTCTAAAAGTAGGACCAGCAGCGTTGCTAGTGATCacgctggtgatgaggtCCGTTCCCCACGCCGCCGTTCGAGTCGCGGTCAACAGGAATCCAATGTAAGTGCAGCAGATTCCAGTGTGGTGTCATCTCATCTCGCTCCGAGCCACCGCTCCGTCGACACGCGTTCCGTCCGCTCGGGTGCCTCAAGATCGTCAATCAATAACCCAAAATTACTCGAAACTGTCGAGGACGCCATCAGACGTTTAATTCTACCTGAATTGAGCGCACTGAAGCGGGAACAAAGCAAGCGCGAAAGCCGACGGGGGTCACTGACGTCCTCCGCAACCTCCGCCTCAAGGGAGGACCTCACATCTGACCGCAGGCGGTCTTCGGGTGGACGGGGCGAGAGCTCACGAGATGGCacgaaacaaaaagaacgaCGAAATAGAGAGGCCCGTCATGACTATGATGACGATATTTCACTACGCAGCCCCAGCCATGACTCCATTAACGCCGAATATCAAACCCATGAGGGAGAGGTCACTACACCAAagcgcagcaacaacctGCTCAaagctgcagctgctggcgctgctggtgctgcacTAGCCAAAGGCGTGGGCGCTGTCATGGACGATGTTGCTCAATCACCGGATAGGAAACAACGAGAgagacgaagaaggagggcTGAACACACAAGAAGTCGTAGCGTAGGTCGGGAGCAATTTGACGAGGACCTAGATGAAGAGCACCTAGCACCTGCTCCGCCAATGCCGCTCATGAGTGATATCAACCCCTCTGAGCTCACTCGAACATCCATTCTGTCGGCTGAATCAGATCGACCACATTCTGCCAGTGAGGAGCTTGTTGGTGCAGCCACCCGAGATCTCGCACATGACGAACAAGTGGCCTCCGGGGCATCTACACCGACTGCTGCCAAGTCACCCATGAACCACGAGCAGCATGCCCTGGCTATGCATCACGCCAATGTGTCCCATGGCGATTTGACGGCATTGCCTCGTGGCAACAAGGACTACGTTGAAGAGTATGAGACTGATGAATATGGACGAAAAATCCCGGCTGGCTCTTATGATGACTACGAACGCAGCAGAGAGGTACCCGACCCAGCTGACTATCCCGAAGATGATTTCGAAGATCGTTACTACAGCACTCAAGATGTTCCTCCACCTCTTCGGTACGTTCCCTATCAAGCTGGCGCCAGAGGACTCAGCCCCATTCCCAGTGTCTCCGGGTACACCGAGGCTGGGAGTGAAGCACCCTTGCCACGCGATTCCATGGAGATACCATCTCCAGGCAAGTCTCCTGAGCGAACCCGTCAGCATTTATCAATGCAATCAGACGGTTCAATACCTGGGAACGTGCGGAGCAGAGAGTTTGACCGTGTCTCTGCAGACGGGGCTGAGCAACTTGATGAGGCTGGTAGTGGTCAAGCCGTACGAGGAGTTGGAGCCAACCCCAATTTCGTCAATTCACCTattggtgttgagtctgCTGTTGCGTCCCTGGTAGATGGCTCAATGTTGGATCAATCAGTTGTCACTGGAGCCTCCGGATATGACTACAATGCTGCCAGAGACTCCAATGTCTCATACGACGAACAATTCAAAGATCAAAGCAGTCGCGGCGCCAGCAGCCCTGAGAGGATGGACGTCGATGACCACCGCGAactggaggaggaagaacGGCAAACCACACCAGGGTCCAAATCCGTAGCGCGTTCCCAGGAATACTCAGAGTACGAGGTTGACGACTATGGTAGGAAAGTGCCACGAACCAAGTATCGGCACTCGCCCACGGCGTCCGAGGCCGCCATCACCGCTGGCGCAGTTGGTGCAGCAGCGGCTGCGCTGAAGGCCGCAAAGGAAAGAAGCCAGGCGACATCATCAGGACAGTTTGTGGATGACTTCCAACCCGCTGGCGTCGCCCGCAATAGATCGTTCAAGGAGAGAACTATGCATCACGGCTGGGAGCCGCGCAACACTCCAACTCACAGCGTCGACAGGTTGGACTTTGAGGACCAACCTAAATTGGGTGCTAGCGGCCTCCCTGACATGAATGACCCAATGCCAGAGATTGGCTATGTCGACGACGACCTACAGACAAACCCCTCACTAATCGAGGAGCGTCTCGACGGTGGCGGCGAAGCTGCCCACAAGGACTGGTCTGGCAGAGCAACGCCAACCCAGCGAGACATCACCGGCTATGCTCAAGAAGCCGAGGGTAAGAACACAAGCGGTGGGCTTGGAATTGCAGAAGCAATCGGAGCTGCTGCGTTgggagctgctgctgggaTGGCAGCCACTCACAGCCATGACGCGAGCCAAGAGCAGGACGAATGGCATCGCACATCTGACGAGCGTAAACGCGACACCCTGGTTACAAATCCGTACGAAGATGCCAGTCCCATTGTGAACCCTGAGCTCAACGACAAGCTGCTCAGCCGAGGACTTGAAGCCCCGTTCCATACCGGCAGCCCTGGCTTCCCGCAGAAATACGATGAAGGATACATGTCCAATGGGCCAAACCGCACTCCCGACGCCCATGCCAAGGGTAAAGCCGTGGATTTCAATGCCCCCGTCACCGATGATGATCCCTTCTACGCCCCAAAGACACACACACGCCACCTGAGTGGCATGTCTCAGGGCATGGCGTCGCCATTTTACGATGCCGCAACGGGAACTGGCATGGAACGCATCGAAAACAAGGACATTGTGGCCTTGATGCAACAT TTGATGGTGCGCGACGCTCAGCGAAGTGCCCGCGATACGGAAATCGTTGCTTTGCTCATGAATGCCGCACTTGAAATGCGCAACTCCTTCCGCGAGATGAAAGAACTGGTACAAGATACTGGCGATGATGTGATTTTTGCCAATGTGGAAAACACAGAGAAGCTACAGAAAGCCATCAACGGACCCAGACCATACCCAGGTGCCGCCTCTCGCTCACTGCAGAGCCCGTCACAAGCCGGCACGCTTGACGAGGctggcatcaagaagaagaatctGTGGAAACGGGCCCTACAGGGCTTAAGCGCTAAGGGGACTAATGATCTGACACGCATCGAGGACATGCTTATGCAACTCCtcggagaagttgatgtgCTCAAGACGCAAACTGCACCGCCGATTTCCACTGGGGGACCCGGACAATCCTACGAAAATTTGCGAGCAGAGGAACAGTATGAGCAAGACAAGGGCTACGAGCCAGAAGGCAATTCCACACCTACCCATGCCAGCCAATCCGGAGCAGCATCTACATCACATTCTCATGGCCAGGTCGGTGGCAGCGTTGAGAGAAAGTTCTCGGAGCACAGAATCAGCACAGTGCCTGAACATGAAGAGGAATATCAATACGACCATCACAGCCCAAGCGCAGAAAGATCAGGAAATGACTATCTCCAGACCCCAACTCGAGCGGAACACATACAACGCGGCAGTTCAGTTCCTCTTGATACTCCTCCACGACTCGCTGCCCCTGAAGAACCTCAGCCACTCAGCGCTGAGAACACCCCTCGAActgacaagggcaaaaagcaCAAATCAAGCAGCTCTagtggctggctgccaaagatATCGCGATGGTCGGGCACTACGGCTTCAAGCGTTGGCAAAGCATTCCGCGGCAGTGGTGCTTCCAAGAAGGGACCCAAATACGACGACTTTCAGCCTCCTTCGAGGTCCGGATCCAGCCTGGCATCatacgacgacgacgatcCTAACTACAGCCATGACCCGTATGGTGAAGACAAATTGCACAGTGGCTTTTCGGACCCAAGCCTTGCAGGCATCCGGGGTGAACGCATTTCTCAAGGCCCGCCGCCAGCTTCTTACAACATGACGCCTGAGGACCCCAAGTACAAGGCACACCGAAACTCGTTGAACTTGCAGCACCCGCAGCCACGACCTGGCCAAACAGAGCGATTTCGCACGGCTCTCGAGTCCTCTGCTCAGGAGTACAACAACCCCATGACACCAAGGTCGGCTGACTGGGCTGGCTCAGCAACAAGCCTCAACCGTTTACcgcccaacaccaacagaTACAGCAACAACTCGTCAGGCCCGGGCCATGAGGCTGACTACTACTCCTCTCCCGGACAACAGCCCGGTCCGCCTCGTCCGCCCAAGGAACCAATGGAGTCTCCTGTTTCACAGACTCCCCCCAAGTCTAGCCGACTATCCAAAATGCAAAAGGAGGGCAGCCCAGCTCCTCAGCAGAGTTCCGAGAGTGGATATGGCACAATGACGGGAACATATCTCAGTCACTACTCTGGAAGTAGCCCAAAACTAGAGAACCGAAACCTAAATGCCGCTCTGGGCGTTCCCAGCCGCCGACCTAGTGGCCCGCGAGCGATGACACCAAAGAGCCCTGAGGAAGAAGCGGCGAGAGAGGAAAGACGGCGAAAGAGAG ACACGTTTGGAACTGTAGCCAGTGAAGATACGGACACTTTCTAA